Proteins encoded by one window of Rubrobacter indicoceani:
- a CDS encoding DUF2630 family protein, producing the protein MASIIGRIEELSREREKLLKDEGEHRSDPETAGRLERVDHRLRVLWDLRRRELAGEKVEPGDDFLDEYDRYGGRETPPSA; encoded by the coding sequence ATGGCGAGCATCATCGGGAGAATAGAGGAACTTTCCAGAGAGCGGGAGAAGCTCCTCAAAGACGAGGGCGAGCACCGTTCGGACCCCGAAACCGCCGGACGGCTCGAAAGGGTAGACCACCGTCTGCGCGTACTCTGGGACCTCCGGCGCAGAGAGCTCGCCGGGGAGAAGGTCGAGCCGGGCGACGACTTCCTCGACGAGTACGATCGTTACGGTGGCCGGGAGACGCCCCCCTCGGCCTAG
- the mce gene encoding methylmalonyl-CoA epimerase codes for MLERISHLGYAVTDIEAAAAFYRTSFGVEPGESEPVEEQGILATMFRVGESSIELVQPTRPDSPVGKFIARRGQGFHHVAFEVRDLEASLAELKARGVDLIDSEPRIGAGGMRMAFVHPHEVFGVLTELVESRGTGTH; via the coding sequence TTGCTTGAGAGGATCTCCCACCTCGGCTACGCCGTTACGGATATTGAGGCCGCCGCCGCTTTCTACCGCACCAGCTTCGGCGTCGAACCCGGCGAGTCGGAGCCCGTCGAAGAGCAGGGCATCCTCGCGACGATGTTCCGGGTCGGAGAGTCTTCTATCGAGCTTGTCCAGCCGACCCGTCCGGACTCGCCGGTCGGAAAGTTTATCGCCAGACGCGGCCAGGGTTTCCACCACGTCGCCTTCGAGGTCAGGGACCTTGAAGCGTCCCTCGCGGAACTGAAAGCCCGGGGCGTGGACCTTATAGACAGCGAACCGCGCATCGGGGCGGGCGGAATGCGCATGGCCTTTGTCCACCCCCACGAGGTATTCGGCGTCCTGACCGAGCTAGTAGAATCGAGGGGCACCGGAACGCACTAG
- a CDS encoding acyl-CoA mutase large subunit family protein, producing the protein MDTEKREGRKDERTTESGIPVRPIYKPEHLCEVGFDYDRHLGDPGDYPYTRGVYPTMYRGRPWTMRQYAGFGTATETNHRFKYLTEAGQTGLSTAFDLPTQMGRDSDHPLAAGEVGKVGVAIDSLLDMRELFDGIPLAEVSTSMTINSTASTLLLLYSLVAEEQGAKPDQITGTTQNDILKEYLARGTYIYPPAPSMRLTTDMFAYCAEESPRWNTISISGYHIREAGSTAVQELAFTLSNAIAYVEAAVRAGLEVDEFAPRLSFFFNAHNDLFQEVAKYRAARRMWARIMKERFGATSEKSMKLRFHTQTAGSSLTAQQAENNIVRTTVQALGAVLGGTQSLHTNAFDEALALPTERSARIALRTQQILAFEGGVTGTADPLAGSYYVESLTDAVEGEAWEYIHRIDGMGGSVSAIEERYMQGEIEEAAFRYQREVELEERVIVGVNLYESGEAGDPEMDLHSVDESIQTRQTERLAELRESRDNPKVEKALAAIRKAAEGSDNILYPMKEALSELATLGEVSDTLRGVFGEYRP; encoded by the coding sequence ATGGATACCGAGAAACGCGAAGGACGCAAAGACGAACGCACCACCGAGAGCGGCATCCCGGTAAGGCCGATCTACAAACCCGAACACCTCTGCGAAGTCGGCTTCGACTACGACCGGCACCTCGGAGACCCCGGAGACTATCCCTACACCAGAGGGGTATACCCGACGATGTACCGGGGCCGCCCCTGGACGATGCGCCAGTACGCGGGCTTCGGAACCGCTACGGAGACAAACCACCGTTTCAAGTACCTAACAGAAGCCGGACAGACCGGACTCTCGACCGCCTTCGACCTGCCCACGCAGATGGGCCGCGACTCCGATCACCCCCTCGCCGCCGGAGAGGTCGGAAAGGTCGGCGTCGCCATAGACTCCCTCCTCGACATGCGCGAACTCTTCGACGGCATCCCGCTCGCCGAGGTCTCTACCTCCATGACGATAAACTCGACCGCCTCTACTTTGCTCCTTCTCTACTCGCTCGTCGCCGAGGAGCAGGGCGCGAAGCCGGATCAAATAACCGGCACCACCCAGAACGACATCCTCAAGGAGTACCTCGCTCGCGGGACGTACATCTACCCGCCCGCACCCTCCATGCGCCTCACCACCGACATGTTCGCCTACTGCGCAGAGGAATCTCCGCGCTGGAACACCATCTCCATAAGCGGCTACCACATCCGCGAGGCCGGAAGCACCGCCGTGCAGGAGCTTGCCTTCACCCTCTCCAACGCTATAGCTTACGTAGAGGCTGCGGTTAGAGCTGGACTTGAGGTTGATGAGTTCGCACCGCGGCTCTCGTTTTTCTTTAACGCGCACAACGATCTCTTTCAGGAGGTAGCGAAGTATCGGGCGGCGCGGCGAATGTGGGCGAGAATAATGAAGGAGCGTTTCGGAGCTACTTCGGAGAAGAGCATGAAGCTCCGGTTCCACACGCAGACGGCGGGTTCGTCCCTGACGGCGCAGCAGGCCGAGAACAACATCGTCAGGACTACGGTGCAGGCTTTGGGCGCGGTGCTGGGCGGTACTCAGTCGCTGCACACCAATGCCTTTGACGAGGCGCTTGCGCTGCCGACGGAGAGAAGCGCGAGGATCGCCCTCAGGACGCAGCAGATCCTGGCCTTCGAGGGTGGGGTTACCGGTACGGCGGACCCGCTCGCCGGCTCGTACTACGTCGAGTCGCTCACCGACGCCGTAGAGGGCGAGGCGTGGGAGTACATCCACCGCATAGACGGCATGGGCGGGAGCGTCTCCGCGATAGAAGAGCGCTACATGCAGGGTGAGATCGAGGAGGCCGCGTTCCGCTATCAGCGGGAAGTCGAGCTTGAGGAGCGTGTGATAGTCGGGGTGAACCTTTACGAGTCGGGCGAAGCCGGCGACCCGGAGATGGACCTTCACTCCGTTGACGAGTCCATCCAGACCCGCCAGACCGAACGCCTGGCGGAGCTGCGCGAGAGCCGCGACAACCCGAAGGTGGAGAAAGCCCTGGCTGCGATCCGGAAAGCCGCCGAGGGCAGCGACAACATCCTCTACCCGATGAAGGAAGCACTCTCGGAGCTTGCCACGCTCGGAGAGGTCTCCGATACGCTGCGTGGCGTCTTTGGAGAGTACAGACCGTGA
- a CDS encoding S8 family serine peptidase translates to MTFSRINGGNGRRVVLTCALGGLLGVAVLGVGAAGGEERAAEFVPGEVIVGLSEDATATEAREVVAVGAELGASVEAAVPELDLRVLNLPSEVGVQEAIREYRSVPGVEYAEPNYLVHPVQALPDPDFPKLWGLENTGQTGGKPDADADVTEGWRMFRGGSPVVVAVIDSGVDTEHPDLRRNIWVNPGETPANGVDDDRNGYVDDVNGWDFANNDAGVYDGLQDDHGTHVAGTIAAEAGNGRGVAGVARNTTVMPLKFIEGKSGSVADAIEAINYAVGMGVPVSNNSWGGGGNSLSLKSAIDRANDRGHLFVAAAGNNGANNDGSGASYPASYTSANIISVAATDHFDRLAGFSNYGATQVDLGAPGESVFSTVPGGGYKPYSGTSMATPHVTGAAALLLGANPNLKDEELKAALLDAADRLESLSGKTVTGGRLNAASALSIVSQPPASSAENTESVEAPADTTPPQVDRISPAAGAAVKNRRPQIGAVIRDEGRPVEKGRITLFVDGRQRSFTHTASTGGITFTPSAGLAYGKHTVRVVAADDAGNQVVKSWSFRIVRSR, encoded by the coding sequence TTGACCTTTTCCAGGATAAACGGCGGGAACGGTCGCAGAGTTGTCCTGACATGCGCTCTGGGCGGGCTTCTCGGGGTTGCGGTCCTCGGGGTCGGTGCTGCGGGGGGTGAGGAGCGCGCGGCGGAGTTCGTGCCCGGAGAGGTTATCGTCGGGCTTTCGGAGGATGCGACCGCCACGGAAGCAAGAGAGGTCGTCGCGGTCGGCGCGGAGCTTGGAGCGAGCGTCGAGGCGGCGGTGCCGGAGCTTGATCTCCGGGTTCTGAATCTCCCCTCCGAGGTCGGGGTTCAGGAGGCCATCAGAGAGTACAGGAGCGTGCCGGGCGTCGAGTACGCCGAGCCGAACTACCTTGTCCATCCCGTTCAGGCTCTGCCCGACCCCGATTTCCCGAAGCTCTGGGGGCTTGAGAACACCGGGCAGACGGGCGGAAAGCCCGACGCCGATGCCGACGTTACCGAGGGTTGGAGGATGTTCCGGGGAGGTTCTCCGGTCGTGGTCGCCGTTATAGACAGCGGCGTCGATACAGAACACCCCGACCTCCGGAGAAACATCTGGGTGAACCCCGGCGAGACACCCGCAAACGGCGTGGACGACGACCGCAACGGTTACGTGGACGACGTAAACGGCTGGGACTTCGCAAACAACGATGCCGGGGTCTACGACGGGTTGCAGGACGATCACGGCACGCACGTGGCCGGGACCATCGCGGCCGAAGCGGGCAACGGACGCGGCGTAGCCGGGGTTGCAAGAAACACCACCGTCATGCCCCTGAAGTTCATAGAAGGGAAATCTGGCAGCGTCGCGGATGCGATAGAGGCCATAAATTATGCCGTCGGCATGGGCGTCCCCGTCAGCAACAACTCCTGGGGCGGGGGAGGGAACTCGCTCTCCCTGAAGAGCGCGATAGACCGGGCGAACGACAGAGGTCATCTCTTTGTGGCCGCGGCTGGAAACAACGGCGCAAACAACGACGGAAGTGGAGCCTCGTACCCGGCAAGCTACACCTCGGCGAACATCATCTCGGTCGCCGCAACCGACCACTTCGACCGGCTCGCGGGCTTCTCGAACTACGGCGCGACGCAGGTGGATCTCGGCGCGCCGGGAGAGTCCGTATTCAGCACCGTTCCGGGTGGCGGCTACAAGCCCTACAGCGGAACCTCGATGGCTACGCCGCACGTAACAGGGGCCGCTGCGCTGCTTCTCGGAGCCAACCCGAACCTCAAAGACGAGGAGTTGAAGGCCGCGCTGCTCGACGCTGCGGACAGGCTCGAAAGCCTCTCCGGCAAGACCGTCACCGGCGGACGGCTGAACGCCGCCTCCGCTTTGAGCATCGTCTCTCAGCCGCCGGCAAGCTCCGCCGAAAACACCGAAAGCGTGGAGGCTCCGGCAGACACCACCCCGCCACAAGTGGACCGGATCAGCCCGGCCGCCGGGGCCGCCGTCAAGAATCGTCGCCCGCAGATAGGGGCCGTGATCCGGGACGAAGGCAGGCCTGTAGAGAAAGGCCGGATAACCCTCTTCGTTGACGGCAGGCAGCGCTCGTTCACGCATACCGCAAGTACCGGGGGGATCACCTTCACTCCGTCGGCGGGCCTCGCCTACGGGAAGCACACCGTCAGGGTCGTAGCTGCGGATGATGCAGGCAACCAGGTCGTAAAGAGCTGGAGCTTTCGTATCGTTCGCTCGCGCTGA
- a CDS encoding Mrp/NBP35 family ATP-binding protein, producing the protein MSDWFRGRKNNSNGDENRAPVASGGVEEATIRTALKDVRDPELGRDLISLNMIRKVAISGSSVTVTVALTTAGCPMKHRISGDIVDRLKMVEGVEAVDVDFGEMTDSDRQNLMTSLHGEAAELAPAFTEGSKTRVIAVVSGKGGVGKSTVAVNLAAALDRAGKSVEILDADVYGSSIPVMLGAMEKPNVVEGVIFPIESPTGLKFISMGNFVNEGQAIIWRAPIVNKALTQLMRDVYWDEPDFIIVDMPPGTGDVALTVAQMIPKAEALVVTTPQADAARVAAKAGKMAVQAHLKVIGVVENMAYAECPDCGKELRIFGGDGGNAVAEELDSKILGRVPIEPDASGEPGNALYEEDSAPARAFDEVAASIAAVKVRKKLRVL; encoded by the coding sequence GTGTCAGACTGGTTTCGCGGTCGTAAAAACAACAGTAACGGCGATGAAAACAGAGCCCCCGTAGCGAGCGGCGGGGTGGAGGAAGCGACCATCCGCACCGCCCTCAAAGACGTGCGCGACCCGGAACTCGGGCGCGACCTCATCTCTTTGAACATGATCCGGAAAGTCGCAATAAGCGGTTCGTCCGTTACGGTAACGGTCGCCCTGACGACCGCCGGATGCCCGATGAAGCACCGCATAAGCGGCGACATCGTGGACCGCCTGAAGATGGTCGAAGGCGTCGAGGCGGTGGACGTTGACTTCGGGGAGATGACCGACTCCGACCGTCAGAACCTCATGACCAGCCTGCACGGCGAAGCCGCCGAGCTTGCGCCCGCCTTCACCGAGGGTTCAAAGACAAGGGTTATAGCCGTTGTATCCGGGAAGGGCGGCGTAGGGAAATCAACCGTCGCGGTGAACCTCGCGGCCGCGCTCGACCGGGCCGGAAAGTCCGTCGAGATCCTTGACGCCGACGTCTACGGCTCCTCCATCCCGGTGATGCTCGGGGCGATGGAGAAGCCGAACGTCGTTGAGGGTGTGATCTTCCCGATAGAGTCACCGACGGGCCTGAAGTTCATCTCGATGGGGAACTTCGTGAACGAGGGACAGGCCATTATCTGGCGCGCGCCCATAGTGAACAAGGCGCTCACGCAGCTTATGCGCGACGTGTACTGGGATGAGCCGGACTTTATCATCGTGGACATGCCCCCCGGCACCGGCGACGTAGCCCTGACGGTGGCGCAGATGATCCCGAAGGCCGAAGCCCTTGTCGTTACGACCCCGCAGGCCGACGCGGCCCGGGTGGCGGCGAAGGCCGGAAAGATGGCGGTTCAGGCTCACCTGAAGGTCATCGGGGTCGTGGAGAACATGGCCTACGCCGAGTGCCCGGACTGCGGCAAGGAGCTTCGCATCTTCGGCGGCGACGGCGGCAATGCGGTTGCGGAAGAGCTCGACTCGAAGATCCTCGGTCGCGTCCCGATCGAGCCGGACGCGAGCGGCGAGCCGGGCAACGCGCTCTACGAAGAAGACTCCGCCCCGGCGCGCGCCTTCGACGAGGTCGCGGCGAGCATCGCGGCGGTCAAGGTGAGAAAGAAGCTGCGCGTACTGTAG
- a CDS encoding MBL fold metallo-hydrolase, with protein sequence MALVNGSRPVLLDSGFGADAAETEHLLREVGVEPKDITLIANSHYHCDHAGGNGPLQAAYGTPVAAHRWEAAMVNRRDREACSALWLDQPIEPYTVSRPLSDGDRIDAGGTRLEVLETPGHTLGHLSFYAPEERVLIGGDLVHADDVAWIGPFREGVAATERAIESIRRLMSLKVEWACSGHGPPTTEFQQAAARALTRYENWLESPEKPAWHACKRILAYALMLENGMDRGRLEGYLLAAPWFGDYARHVFGLEPDDFTAPLVSEMIRSGAAAWSAGKLLPAAPFNPPRPGWPERPSKPTDWPSAP encoded by the coding sequence ATGGCGCTGGTGAACGGAAGCCGTCCGGTGCTGCTCGACTCGGGCTTCGGCGCGGACGCAGCCGAGACGGAGCATCTTCTGCGCGAGGTCGGGGTCGAACCGAAAGACATCACCCTGATCGCAAACTCCCACTACCACTGCGACCACGCGGGCGGAAACGGGCCTCTTCAAGCGGCGTACGGTACACCCGTCGCAGCCCACCGCTGGGAGGCGGCGATGGTCAACCGCCGCGACCGGGAAGCGTGCTCGGCTCTCTGGCTGGATCAGCCGATAGAACCGTACACCGTCTCCCGCCCCCTCTCCGACGGCGACCGGATAGACGCGGGCGGCACCCGCCTCGAAGTCCTGGAGACCCCCGGCCACACCCTCGGGCACCTCTCGTTCTACGCCCCCGAGGAGCGCGTCCTTATCGGCGGCGACCTTGTGCACGCCGACGATGTCGCCTGGATCGGCCCTTTTCGCGAGGGCGTCGCGGCCACCGAGCGGGCCATCGAATCCATCCGGCGACTGATGTCCCTGAAGGTCGAGTGGGCCTGCTCCGGGCACGGCCCGCCCACAACGGAGTTCCAGCAGGCCGCCGCCCGCGCGCTGACCCGCTACGAAAACTGGCTTGAATCCCCCGAGAAGCCCGCCTGGCACGCCTGCAAGCGCATCCTGGCCTACGCCCTGATGCTGGAGAACGGCATGGATAGGGGCCGTCTCGAAGGCTACCTCCTTGCGGCCCCGTGGTTCGGCGACTACGCAAGGCACGTCTTCGGGCTGGAGCCGGACGACTTCACCGCGCCGCTTGTCTCGGAGATGATCCGCTCCGGAGCCGCAGCTTGGTCAGCGGGAAAACTGCTCCCCGCCGCGCCCTTCAACCCGCCCCGACCCGGCTGGCCCGAACGACCCTCTAAACCGACCGACTGGCCCTCCGCGCCCTAG
- the mdh gene encoding malate dehydrogenase, which produces MARNKVTVVGAGNVGGTTAQRLAERNYTDVVLVDIVEGLPQGKALDILQSGPIYGYDSQVTGTNDYADTAGSDVVVITSGSPRKPGMSRDDLLETNQKIVGSVTRSIVEHSPDAIIVVVANPLDAMCHVALKDSGFPRERVVGMAGILDTARYRTFIAQEVGVSVREVNAIVLGGHGDTMVPLPSMATVGGVPITKLLPEDRVEAIVQRTRDGGAEIGGLLKTGSAFYAPSAASVEMVDSILLDQKRILPCAVHLEGEYGINDLFVGVPVKLGSKGVEEVVELELTDAEKSELKTSADAVQELVNVLNG; this is translated from the coding sequence ATGGCAAGAAACAAAGTAACGGTAGTCGGTGCTGGCAACGTCGGCGGCACCACCGCCCAGAGGCTCGCCGAACGCAACTACACCGACGTCGTGCTCGTGGACATCGTGGAAGGTCTGCCGCAGGGTAAGGCCCTCGACATACTCCAGAGCGGCCCCATCTACGGCTACGACTCGCAGGTTACCGGGACAAACGACTACGCAGACACCGCAGGTTCGGACGTCGTGGTCATCACCTCCGGCAGCCCCAGAAAGCCCGGCATGAGCCGCGACGACCTGCTTGAAACAAACCAGAAGATCGTCGGCAGCGTAACCAGGTCCATAGTCGAGCACTCGCCGGATGCGATCATCGTCGTGGTCGCCAACCCGCTTGATGCGATGTGCCACGTCGCCCTCAAAGACAGCGGCTTCCCCCGCGAGAGGGTCGTCGGCATGGCCGGGATCCTCGACACCGCCCGCTACCGGACGTTTATCGCGCAGGAGGTCGGGGTCTCGGTGCGCGAGGTGAACGCCATAGTCCTCGGCGGGCACGGCGACACGATGGTCCCGCTGCCGAGCATGGCGACGGTCGGCGGCGTGCCGATAACGAAGCTCCTGCCCGAAGACCGCGTCGAGGCGATAGTGCAGCGCACCCGCGACGGCGGGGCGGAGATCGGCGGCCTCCTCAAGACCGGCTCGGCGTTCTATGCACCATCGGCTGCTTCGGTGGAGATGGTTGATTCGATCCTTCTGGATCAGAAGCGCATACTTCCCTGTGCGGTGCATCTGGAAGGCGAGTACGGCATCAACGACCTCTTTGTAGGCGTGCCGGTGAAGCTCGGCTCGAAGGGCGTCGAGGAGGTCGTCGAACTCGAGCTGACGGACGCCGAGAAGTCCGAGCTCAAGACAAGCGCGGACGCGGTGCAGGAACTCGTCAACGTCCTCAACGGCTAA
- a CDS encoding NUDIX domain-containing protein → MEDHSYPYSGGFVPRLAGAALPRVDVGYALIVHPDGEGVLMVCNRRRRGLSWSLPGGSREPGETLEQTVVREVAEETGLVVEVGGVLAVGERLRNSHALILTFAAYAAGGEPALQEDEDVIAVEWAPVEVAEKRMPWYPGGLRPLIRSAGVVHYSEFLKRRPRLPGR, encoded by the coding sequence ATGGAAGATCACAGTTACCCGTATAGCGGTGGGTTCGTCCCTCGACTGGCCGGAGCGGCGCTTCCGAGGGTAGACGTTGGTTACGCTCTGATAGTCCACCCCGACGGGGAGGGTGTCCTGATGGTCTGCAATCGGCGGCGACGCGGGCTTTCCTGGAGCCTGCCCGGTGGCTCGCGCGAGCCGGGAGAGACGCTGGAGCAGACGGTCGTGCGCGAGGTGGCCGAGGAGACGGGCCTCGTCGTGGAGGTCGGGGGCGTTCTTGCGGTCGGGGAGCGACTCCGCAACTCGCACGCCCTTATCCTTACCTTCGCGGCCTATGCTGCGGGCGGCGAGCCCGCGCTCCAGGAGGATGAAGACGTCATCGCGGTGGAGTGGGCCCCGGTCGAGGTCGCGGAGAAGCGCATGCCCTGGTATCCCGGTGGCCTCAGACCGCTCATCCGGAGCGCGGGGGTCGTACACTACAGCGAGTTCTTGAAGCGGAGGCCGCGCCTCCCCGGTCGCTAG
- a CDS encoding nitroreductase family protein: MDVFEAIGSRRSIGRVTGEEVSRENLAVILNSAVEAPNHRITEPWRFHVFTGRGRGELARVRAEIARSLAEEEGEEPELIRGRISRERKKAFRAPLVVGVVSKAGRDEVETAENYAACSAAVQNMQLAAHALGLGSIWRTGPTAYHELTRRFLGLENGDAVVAFLYVGRPDMPETRRRRRPVEDFIVRHEG, encoded by the coding sequence GTGGACGTTTTCGAAGCTATAGGCTCCAGGCGCAGCATCGGGCGCGTTACCGGAGAGGAGGTCTCCCGGGAAAATCTCGCGGTGATACTCAACAGCGCGGTCGAGGCCCCGAACCACAGGATCACAGAACCCTGGAGGTTCCACGTCTTTACCGGAAGGGGCCGCGGGGAACTCGCCCGGGTAAGAGCGGAGATCGCCCGTTCGCTGGCCGAAGAGGAGGGTGAAGAGCCCGAACTCATCCGGGGACGCATCAGCCGCGAACGCAAGAAAGCTTTTCGCGCGCCGCTCGTTGTCGGGGTGGTGTCGAAGGCCGGGCGCGACGAGGTCGAAACCGCAGAGAACTACGCGGCCTGCTCCGCCGCCGTGCAGAACATGCAGCTCGCCGCCCACGCGCTCGGCCTCGGAAGTATCTGGCGTACCGGGCCGACCGCCTACCACGAGTTGACGCGTCGTTTCCTCGGTCTCGAAAACGGCGATGCGGTCGTCGCTTTTCTCTACGTCGGGCGACCGGATATGCCCGAAACCCGTCGCAGAAGACGGCCGGTCGAGGACTTTATCGTCCGGCACGAAGGATAG
- a CDS encoding MBL fold metallo-hydrolase produces the protein MNSEGSSGSEAVSLESGRLWVLEDGLFVTDAGNIFGDTGGRKVKIRGAMHSVLYEGRDGLVLLDAGFGPQVPERLSGRYEIRRETSLPEAVEKAGHSPQDISLIVLSHLDPDHVGWALHSEVFSGARVVVQRDALEEARAMPEGDGRKLAVPFVERGMESGRFRLLDGDSEVAANVRVEVRAGHSEGHQIVWIGDEVLFSADLAPSRIFLDPDLIAGVDTDPEAARRNRIEVLSEAERTGAMVVLYHEPKSPLVTVKKGEKGFEATPVE, from the coding sequence TTGAATAGTGAGGGTAGTTCGGGTAGCGAGGCGGTTTCGCTGGAGTCCGGGCGGCTCTGGGTTCTCGAGGACGGCCTGTTCGTTACAGACGCGGGGAACATCTTCGGGGATACGGGCGGCAGGAAGGTGAAGATCCGGGGTGCGATGCACTCGGTTCTCTACGAGGGCCGGGACGGCCTCGTGCTTCTGGACGCGGGCTTCGGGCCGCAGGTGCCGGAGAGGCTCTCCGGTCGGTACGAGATCCGTCGCGAGACCTCGCTCCCCGAAGCGGTGGAGAAGGCCGGGCATTCACCGCAGGACATCTCCCTTATCGTTCTCTCGCACCTGGATCCGGATCATGTCGGCTGGGCGCTGCACTCCGAGGTTTTCTCCGGGGCGAGGGTGGTGGTCCAGCGCGACGCGCTCGAAGAGGCGCGGGCCATGCCGGAGGGCGACGGCAGAAAGCTGGCCGTGCCGTTTGTCGAGCGCGGGATGGAAAGCGGACGCTTCAGGTTACTGGACGGGGACTCGGAGGTGGCCGCCAACGTGCGAGTCGAGGTCAGGGCCGGACATTCAGAAGGACATCAGATCGTCTGGATCGGAGACGAAGTCCTTTTCAGCGCGGATCTCGCCCCGAGCAGGATCTTTCTCGACCCGGATCTGATAGCCGGGGTGGACACCGACCCCGAAGCGGCCCGTCGCAATCGCATCGAGGTTCTCTCGGAAGCGGAGCGCACCGGGGCGATGGTCGTTCTTTACCACGAGCCGAAGTCACCGCTCGTTACGGTCAAAAAGGGCGAGAAGGGTTTTGAAGCCACCCCGGTCGAGTAG
- a CDS encoding CAP domain-containing protein, protein MNDGVTGSGEKRPEASGRKTPYLVFLLLLLTLFVLASVLPFPANQGRADTAYDAEELEFLDRINAYRAENGLGELVLSDDLTVAAERHNRDMGGFRFFAHDTAQSFYYAPGSEPWDRMAAEGYSYNAFKGENLAAGYETADEAFAAWKASPSHNSAMLDGNYKVVGVSRLEVPGSPFGWYWTTDFGSFVDPSARTEAPVRSTEAGERRDRPSENTVRNGSFVGAEFWEQSAKDEAKLILRGQFVRMGGYDNGSDEVRQGIKVRPDAVLRYDFKVSSVGDGDPEDSLTVRLTDNRGRPVAALKRYNGGQETDWKRQRVDLSDYAGQDLYLSFVSRTDAERDSYFYLDDVSITP, encoded by the coding sequence ATGAACGACGGGGTGACAGGGTCGGGCGAGAAGAGGCCGGAAGCCAGCGGGCGCAAAACCCCGTACCTGGTTTTTCTGCTGCTGCTGCTGACGCTGTTCGTCCTTGCGTCCGTGCTGCCGTTCCCCGCCAATCAGGGCCGGGCCGACACCGCCTACGACGCCGAAGAACTGGAATTCCTTGACCGGATCAACGCCTACCGCGCCGAGAACGGGCTCGGGGAGCTTGTTCTCTCCGATGATCTGACCGTAGCCGCCGAGCGACACAACAGGGACATGGGCGGCTTCCGTTTTTTCGCCCACGATACCGCGCAGAGCTTTTACTACGCCCCCGGCAGCGAGCCGTGGGACAGGATGGCCGCAGAAGGCTACAGCTACAACGCCTTCAAGGGCGAGAACCTCGCCGCCGGATACGAGACCGCCGATGAAGCTTTCGCGGCGTGGAAAGCGTCGCCGAGCCACAACTCCGCGATGCTCGACGGCAACTACAAGGTCGTCGGGGTCTCGCGGCTGGAGGTCCCCGGCTCGCCGTTCGGCTGGTACTGGACAACGGACTTCGGGAGCTTTGTAGATCCCTCGGCCCGGACCGAGGCGCCGGTACGCTCTACCGAAGCCGGAGAACGGCGGGATCGACCCTCGGAGAACACCGTCCGGAACGGCAGCTTCGTCGGGGCCGAGTTCTGGGAGCAGAGCGCAAAAGACGAAGCGAAGCTGATCCTTCGCGGACAGTTTGTCAGGATGGGCGGCTACGATAACGGCTCGGACGAGGTTCGTCAGGGGATAAAGGTCCGGCCGGACGCGGTGCTCCGCTACGACTTCAAGGTTTCCTCCGTCGGGGACGGAGACCCCGAAGACTCGCTCACGGTCAGGCTCACCGACAATAGAGGCCGCCCGGTCGCCGCTCTGAAACGCTACAACGGCGGGCAGGAGACCGACTGGAAACGCCAGAGGGTGGATCTCTCGGACTACGCTGGGCAAGACCTCTACCTCAGCTTTGTCTCCCGCACAGATGCCGAGCGGGACAGCTACTTCTATCTCGACGACGTATCTATTACCCCCTGA